The genomic DNA ATTTTAATGGTCCGGAGTCAATTATTTCTCGATTGCAACCCCTCCTgcgtgtggaagaacgcaaggtctctGAGTGGATCGAATTTTTTCGTGAAATAGCACCTAGGGGcttcaagtggcgtgccgcgtggatgccacccgaaCCCATAGCCCTTAGGTGTCCTGATTTTTATGGAGTCCCACTCatgagtcatgcggggtccaccacttatttttcggcgcgagtagtgaggcagcTCGGTGGCTTACAGACGGTCCTCGAGGATACGGCGCGAACTAGATTtgaacatacttggcgggaggatcagacaccCGCAGATCGCCAAAGTAACGTCAAACAGGTCCTGGATGCGTGGCGAACCGTGATTACCGAGCGtccatacttccccgagcatccgacCCTTGATGAGCGTGATTTCCAAGCTACAGAAGAATACATCATTCGCTTCTACCGATGGGGTCCAGCAGCACACGAGGATCTCGTCAACTCTCCGCAAGTTGAAGATGGCGGGTCACCCGTCGCAACTCCCACTCCGTATATGGCCATCCAAGCCGAACTCACTCATCTCAGAGCAGAAAGAGATCGTCTTCGTCGGGAAGTTGCAGAGAAGGACGAGCAGCTTGTTGATCAGCGCCAACTACAAAGAGAGCTTGCCCAGACCCGTGCCGAGCTACAGAGGCGCGATCAGGAATTGGTGCGAGCGAACGCCGCTTTGGAGAGGTCCAGGAAAAGGGCTCGCGGGGTCCATATACaccctaggatagacacctcCGCTGGGCCCTCGAATTAGGGCTTTCTATAGCGATGGACACTTGCTCCCCGGGCGTAGTggaaaatcgacttaggactatcttttcaaaatttgtattgcactttgaaccattcggagttaatacaaatgacagcattagttttcaaaattcatgcatctcatgcatttcttcttttattcattgctttgttcatttattttaaagaTAATTTTCTTGCATTAAACTCACGCACTTATGGAATTTACGTGTTAGCAACTGGCGGCACCTCACCGATATCCCACTCGTTTCCAGCGAAGAATGgcagaagaaaatcaattagcTGTCTTTGAGGAAGATACGCCTTTCACCCCAATTCATTCTCAAGCACCGACTATGCATGCACCACCACCACACGTGTCTCCTGCAGGCGTGCCACCAGCACATTGGGGAGCTTCCCCGACTCATCTTCCGCCACCTGTATCTTCGGGCCCACACCCGGCATATTCAGGAGGGTAGCCATCTTCCGCAGCTGATGATCGTGCACGTATTGCAGTACTTGAGAGCACGGTCAATCAACTGGCTGCCACCATGGCCACCAATatggccgagctcatggccctactcaaaggcccaaatcgcgcttcttcgagcttcacCCCACCTCCTGGGTACGGGCCAGCGGTCGATCCAAGCCCATGGGCCCAGCCGACCTTGATTCCCGATAATGGAGATACGTCTGCCCCAACGATAGTGAACGCACCGGCGGACCATCCGGTTAACAATCTTCCAGCACCACCTGCTTCAGCGACAATGTTGGAACCACTTACGCTCGTACCTCCACCGATCTCCACATCAGTCCCGGTTCCGGTCTCTGCGTCGGTCCCAGCTCTGACTTCTGCTGTCCCACCGCCGATCATATTCCTGCCTACAACTGCCCAGGCTCCTGCTCACACTGCTGAACCTCCCCcgtaccaagctccacaaccccatatcggcctttcttaccaagctccacctcccataaatataGCCTACTCTGAACCGGACACGCCGAACCACGCAGCCCCTAGAGCTCCACCCACAAATTTTCTCCCGGAAACGGGGACTGAACAGGAACAGAGATTGAAGAAGTTGGAAGAGAATATCCGAGCCCTACAATCAGGCGGCTCCCGCCTCGATGCCGGCGACGGCGATTGGAGTCTTTTCCCAAGCATGCAGCTACCCCCAAAGATTAAGGTGCCTAAATTCCAGAGGTACTACGGCACGACCGACCCtcgtcaccatctccgtcactataGGGGAAAAATGTTGCAGTACTGGGACTACGAAGAGTTTGTCATCCATACGTTCCAGGATAGTTTGGCAGGAGCGGCTCTGGATTGGTACATATCACTGAAAGCTGCGGATATCCCCACGTGGGCAGACCTCTCAagcaaattcatcgaccagtacagGTACTGTGCGGAGACACCCCCGACTCTGCTGGAGCTCAGCACGATGGAGATGACCGATGACCAGGGCTTCGAGGCTTATGCAGTGAAGTGGCGGGCTAGAGCGGCGAAGCACGTCCCTCCGATCAGTGAGGCACAGCAGAtccaattattccactccactCTTAAAGGGGCCTACTACTTGCACTTGTTGGCCCACACGTTTTCATTCTCCAACCTTATCGACGCCGGAAAGAAGCTCGACATCGGCATTAAGCTCGGCAAGATAGAAGGTCCGGCCGAGAAAAAGGAATGAGAGTCCTCGAAGAGGGCCGCCACTAGGACAGCAGGAAACAGAAGAGGGAAAGACACGTCCGTCAATGCTGTCAACTCAGGGCCCCAGGCCCCCCAACAATATTCCATAAGCTACACGCCCGCACCACCGGCCACTCAAGCGTATGCCCCACTTCGGTGCATTATCAACAACAACCCCCAACACAACAAGCTTACTATTCCGCTCCGCCGGCTTCCTTTCCGTCGCTGGTCCCGCAGCAATACGCCCATAATTATGCCCCTGCTCCTTCTCCGATTCAACAAAGTAggcccccggcttcgagaactcctcagccgGTGCAACGGGTTTCCGGCTCCGCAAGACCAACAGGGCATCGCAACACAAATGCGGCGTAAACAGTTCACACCTCTGCCGGCTCCGCTCTCCCACATATACCGGCAACTCCTCGCGGGTAACAAGATCCGATCGATAGCACCTAACCCTGATTTCgacccaaccatccaagatcagagTCGGCGCTGCGAGTACCATCAGGGCGCACCCGGTCACACCACTGACAATTGTTGGAAGCTACGGGAGAGGATCCAACAGATGATTGATGATAAGCAACTCACGttcaacgccgtcaaacccccgaacgtgcaatcaaatcctcttcccgatCACGGGTCGAGCTCGGGACCCAGCATTAACATGATCGGTGTTTGCGCTATAGGGGAGTACGAGACCGGACAGGAGGCACCGGCCCCGTTTGTGATCGAATATGTTCCTGCAG from Punica granatum isolate Tunisia-2019 chromosome 2, ASM765513v2, whole genome shotgun sequence includes the following:
- the LOC116193701 gene encoding uncharacterized protein LOC116193701, translating into MAIQAELTHLRAERDRLRREVAEKDEQLVDQRQLQRELAQTRAELQRRDQELEQRLKKLEENIRALQSGGSRLDAGDGDWSLFPSMQLPPKIKVPKFQRYYGTTDPRHHLRHYRGKMLQYWDYEEFVIHTFQDSLAGAALDWYISLKAADIPTWADLSSKFIDQYRYCAETPPTLLELSTMEMTDDQGFEAYAVKWRARAAKHVPPISEAQQIQLFHSTLKGAYYLHLLAHTFSFSNLIDAGKKLDIGIKLGKIEGPAEKKE